One segment of uncultured Propionivibrio sp. DNA contains the following:
- a CDS encoding DUF3124 domain-containing protein, whose product MPRSVRFFVHVIAIVALSLASAANAQSLPSVMSQLLYLPIYSHIYHGDLDAQGKPVQTLLSAHVAIRNTNSGKPLTLHYARYYDTDGKLIKDYVPKAVTIPPLGTHELFVPRSDVTGGSGANFLISWSADTTVNPPLVEALHADIQPERTLTFITSARPIHPRN is encoded by the coding sequence ATGCCGCGCAGCGTCCGATTTTTTGTTCATGTCATTGCCATCGTCGCACTGAGTCTCGCCAGCGCGGCGAATGCCCAGTCGCTGCCCTCGGTAATGAGCCAGTTGCTCTACCTGCCGATCTACTCGCACATTTACCATGGCGACCTTGATGCGCAGGGCAAGCCGGTGCAGACACTGCTCTCGGCCCACGTCGCCATCCGCAACACCAACAGCGGCAAGCCGCTGACGCTCCACTACGCGCGCTACTACGACACCGACGGCAAGCTGATCAAGGACTATGTGCCCAAGGCCGTGACCATCCCGCCGCTCGGCACGCACGAACTCTTCGTCCCGCGCAGCGATGTCACCGGCGGGTCGGGCGCCAATTTCCTGATCTCGTGGAGTGCCGATACCACCGTCAATCCGCCGCTGGTCGAGGCCTTGCACGCCGACATCCAGCCGGAACGGACGCTGACCTTCATCACCTCGGCCCGCCCGATCCATCCCCGCAACTGA